From the genome of Fibrobacter sp. UWEL:
CAGAAGGTCGGCGTCCATAATCTGGATGGAATCCAGCAGGGAAAGGCAGGCGGATGCTTCTTCCTTACCGCAGGCAATCTTTGCGTAGGCGACCTTTTCGTTTAGAGATTCCGGGGAGACTCTTTCCTGACGCAAGCGTTTGATGGAAGCGAAAGCGGAGTCCTTATATGCGGCGCTGGTAAGCAACTGCATGTAGACGCGCTTGGCTTCCTTCGTCTTCTTGAACTGTTCCATGTACTGGGCGTAACGATACTTGAAGCTTGCAGACTCATCGGTCTTAGGATACTTATCGATGAAAGCCTTCAGGGAATCTGCCTGAGCTTTGTCGCTCAACTTCTTATCGAATGCAACAGAGCGAATTCGGAGCAAGTCCGCCTGGCGAAGCCAAGTGCTGTTCTTTTCCAGGCCTTTGTTCAGGGCCAGGGTTTCCCTCATCTTGGCATAATCACCTACGTTAAACTTGGCAGTTGCCATGCGCAGGATAACGCTTCCATCCAGGAAGGAATCCCTGCCACGAAGAGTATCGTAAGCGGCGTAGGAATTATCCCAGTCCCCCTTATAGTAGAACATGGCGGCAGTTGCAAAGTCGCGAATATTCTTGGACAGGGTCGTATCCTCGCTAGCAGCCTTCACACGATTGTAGCGAACTTCCACATCCTGGAACACCTTGGGATCAATCTGTTCTAATTCCGCAAAAGGATTGCCTTCCACAGGTTTTTCCACGGAAAGAGCCGCCACGGAACTATCCGTCACCACAGCGGGATTTGAAACAGAGGAAGATGAATTTAAAGTCTGAGAAACAGCAAAGACGCCTGCAGAGCAAACGCCTAGTAGGATACAAAGGAAACGAATCATGTTCTTTTTATTTTCCGTTTTTTTCAACTTGACCTACAAAGCTAGAGATGCCAAGATCCATAATCGTCTGTGCATACTTCTTGTGCAAGTAGGCATTCACACTTTCAGCATCATCCATCTGCAACACCGTAAGGGCCGTATCGCGGACATCCTCAAAGTTGATGGAGCGGATGATTTTCTTAGTGGACATGACACTCCAGGGTGTCATGGAAAGTTCGTCAATTCCAAGTCCCACCAGCAGAAGGACACTCATGGGGTCGGCACTCATTTCGCCGCAAACCGCCACAGGAATTCCTTCACGATGTGCAGCCCGCACGGTCTGATAAATCATGCTGAGCACAGCCGGATGATGAGGCTGGAACATATCCGTAATAAGTTCGTTGGTACGGTCCACTGCCAGGGTAAACTGGATCAAGTCATTGGTACCGATGCTGAAGAAGTCCACTTCCTTCGCTAGTTTGTCCACAATCATCACGGCGGAGGGAACTTCAATCATGACGCCCACTTTCACCTTGGCAACTTTCTTGCCGGCGGCTTCCAGTTCTTCGCGGCAACGCTTGATGCAAGCCTTAGCTCTGCGCAATTCCGTCATACTGGAAATCATAGGCAAGAGAATGCGAAGATTTCCCTTAGTATTCGCAAGGAGAAGAGCTGTCAGCTGTTCACAGAACAAGTCTTCCTTGTCTAAACAAACTCGAATGGAACGCCATCCCATAAAGGGATTGGATTCACTAACGGCGTTAATACCGCTGACCAGTTTATCACCACCAGCATCCAAGGTACGGATCACAACCGGACAGGGAGCCATGGTTTCCAGGATGTAGCGATAAGCATCACGCTGTTCATCCTTCGTGGGAGCGTTTTTGCGCAGGAACAAAAATTCAGAACGATACAGACCGATGCCAGATGCACCGAAGTCAGTCACCTTGTCCGCTTCTGCAGGCAATTCAATATTTGCATGAAGGGTGATGTACTTGCCATCACGGGTCATGGGTTCCAGCTGTCGCATGGTAAACAGTTCGCGACGCTGACGTTCAAATACTTCCTGACGTTTATGGAATTCCTGAATATCCTCTTCGTTGGGATTGACGATGACGGTACCATTGGAACCATCCACAATCAGGATATCATTAGGTTTGACCACCGCCGCAGAATTACGCAGGCCAGAAACCAAGGGCAACTGCAGGGAGCGAGCAAGAATAGCGACGTGGCTCGTACGGCCACCGGTATCCATCACCAAGCCACAGACCTGGCCCGGCTTAATGGACATAAGCAAGCTGGGCAAAAGTTCATGTCCAACAAGCACAACACCATCTTCAGCAGCCACATCCTCCAGCACAGGTCCGGAGTCTTCCATGGCAGCCATGAGACGGTTATAAAGATCTCGCAAGTCCGTAGCCTTGTCCCGCATGGCAGCAGAATTGATGGCTTCGAACTTATCGATGTAGGCGCCAAGAACCACATGCACAGCCCAACGGGCGTTCTTATGTTCCCTGCGGATTTTATCCAGGATACCATTGACCAAGCCCGGATCCTGAAGAATCATCAGGTGGGTTGCAAAAATCAGGCTATCCTTAACGCCTGTACGACCTTCGGAGATTTCCTTAATCTGGGCAATCTCTTTTGCGGTCTTGTTAATGGCTTTCAGGAAAACCTGTTCCTCGTCGGGAATACGACTTTCAGGAAGAGTTTCCTCCACCACGGAAACTTCACGGTTAATAACCGGAAAAACCCGGCCCATCGCAAAGCCGGGAGATGCAGGCACGCCTGTTAGAACAGTGCGTACCGGCTTGATCTTATCATCAGCAAGGTTCTTCGTTGAAGTGGTCACCGAACAAGACCTCCAACTGGGAGGCAACGTTTTCTTCGTCCTCACCGTCGATTTCAAACTTCACTTCAGATCCAGCGGGAATCGCAAGCATCATCACATTCAAAATACTCTTGGCATTCGCCTTAGAACCTTCGAATACGATGGAGACATCACTCTGTGCCTGACCGGTAACATCAACAATCATACCGGCAGGGCGCGCGTGAATACCCAATTTATTTGTGACCACCAAAGTTTTAACTATCATCTTTTTCCTCAGAAAATATCAACGTTGACGTCCAGACCATCCTTCAGGATGACGCGGAACAGACTATCAGCAGAGTGGATCGTCTTGACCAGATCGTCATGGAGGGCTCTGTCGTTCAGCAAGATACCAGCGGTGTTATCCTTGGAGTTGATCTTCTTTTGGACATTGGCCAGCAGAACATCCAAATGCTTGGTAACACCATCCAGTTCACCCATCAGCTTATCTGCATTACCCATCAGTTTATCGGTATTTGCAAACATATTATCAATGGGGGGCTTCACGCCGTCAATCAATTCGTTCACCTTCACGGTCACCTGATTCAGGCCATCCAGGCTCTTCTTAATCTGGGGATCAGTGGTGTTCAAGAGTTTCATAGTACGATCTTCAAGAGCTTCCGCCTTTACGAGGAGAGTCTTGAAACGTTCCTGGAATTCAGGATTGGTAATGGTCTGCCCCAAAGCCTGCTTTACGGACTCCAGAAGAACCTTGGTGCTATCGCAAACTTCACCAGCAAGACCCAAGGCTTCTGCAATACCTGCGTCAAACTGGCCATTAATCGTATCACCAGGAGTGAAATACTTGGTAGAATCGCC
Proteins encoded in this window:
- a CDS encoding HPr family phosphocarrier protein, whose product is MIVKTLVVTNKLGIHARPAGMIVDVTGQAQSDVSIVFEGSKANAKSILNVMMLAIPAGSEVKFEIDGEDEENVASQLEVLFGDHFNEEPC
- a CDS encoding MlaD family protein produces the protein MKKYSALYFSVGLVVILALVILVFGIFFLNEKDPRETYNTFYLRFTQVSTLVLDDPVKVNGVKLGKVEKIELSGHRVVVTVRLRTDVKIPTDSEIRVQNIGIMGERQIGMILGDSTKYFTPGDTINGQFDAGIAEALGLAGEVCDSTKVLLESVKQALGQTITNPEFQERFKTLLVKAEALEDRTMKLLNTTDPQIKKSLDGLNQVTVKVNELIDGVKPPIDNMFANTDKLMGNADKLMGELDGVTKHLDVLLANVQKKINSKDNTAGILLNDRALHDDLVKTIHSADSLFRVILKDGLDVNVDIF
- the ptsP gene encoding phosphoenolpyruvate--protein phosphotransferase produces the protein MTTSTKNLADDKIKPVRTVLTGVPASPGFAMGRVFPVINREVSVVEETLPESRIPDEEQVFLKAINKTAKEIAQIKEISEGRTGVKDSLIFATHLMILQDPGLVNGILDKIRREHKNARWAVHVVLGAYIDKFEAINSAAMRDKATDLRDLYNRLMAAMEDSGPVLEDVAAEDGVVLVGHELLPSLLMSIKPGQVCGLVMDTGGRTSHVAILARSLQLPLVSGLRNSAAVVKPNDILIVDGSNGTVIVNPNEEDIQEFHKRQEVFERQRRELFTMRQLEPMTRDGKYITLHANIELPAEADKVTDFGASGIGLYRSEFLFLRKNAPTKDEQRDAYRYILETMAPCPVVIRTLDAGGDKLVSGINAVSESNPFMGWRSIRVCLDKEDLFCEQLTALLLANTKGNLRILLPMISSMTELRRAKACIKRCREELEAAGKKVAKVKVGVMIEVPSAVMIVDKLAKEVDFFSIGTNDLIQFTLAVDRTNELITDMFQPHHPAVLSMIYQTVRAAHREGIPVAVCGEMSADPMSVLLLVGLGIDELSMTPWSVMSTKKIIRSINFEDVRDTALTVLQMDDAESVNAYLHKKYAQTIMDLGISSFVGQVEKNGK